The stretch of DNA AAAGGATAAATTGTACCGGTGTTGGAACTTAATTCAGGTATCAAGTTATCAACCAGAGTAACAGCGAAAAGATGTGCAGCAATTGTTACAGATGAACATGGCTGAGAACATGGGGTGCAAAAAGAGTAAAACTTACAGCTGGAATACATAACGCCTCACATTGCGCTGTAATCAGTACTTTGTCCCAGTGGGTGAGTTCGACTTTGTGCACAGAATCTTCCTTCCTCTGTCACGCCTACGCTTCAGAACCTTTCTTCCAGCAGTAGTCCGCATCCGCCTTCGGAAACCATGCACACGGGCAAGTGACTTCCTGGATCTTGACCTCTTGGTCAGGCAGAGGGCAGCCTTTCCGGCCCTAATCTGTAGACCGCGAGGTCTGCGTGTTGTTAATCTGTTGTAGCTGAACTCAATTCCCAAAGATGAACCTGGCGTACATAATGATAAAATATCATAGTCAGTTCTACGTAATCAATACTAGGATTGGATACATAAAATCTTCTTTTAGTGAACACCCATGAGGTCTAAGCTTGATCGTATTAAGGAAGAAAAGGTTATCTGTTACAAAGACGTAAACAGTATACTTGATCATTAGACAAATGCTGTAATAGATCAAAAGAGAAGCTCTAAACAACAAGTTACAACTAAGAACTTGTGATTTGCCTTGTTAACCCACTACTCTGTGCAGTTCTAAATTAAATGCCTTGATGGTCTCCACAATTGCTGTTGCACTTAATTCTAA from Triticum urartu cultivar G1812 chromosome 3, Tu2.1, whole genome shotgun sequence encodes:
- the LOC125544978 gene encoding 50S ribosomal protein L34, chloroplastic-like: MALALASPMASLSLHSGRISAVAIGGGLRPHKAGPMGASASPFLRSSFISSSSTTSSLSAAVSASLAFTSASSFGGSSLGIEFSYNRLTTRRPRGLQIRAGKAALCLTKRSRSRKSLARVHGFRRRMRTTAGRKVLKRRRDRGRKILCTKSNSPTGTKY